A single region of the Planctomycetota bacterium genome encodes:
- a CDS encoding thiazole synthase: MDKTLKIGKYEFKSRLCVGTGKYPTFQLMKEALEASGADCVTVAVRRVNLTDKSKESLLDYVDPKRYKILPNTAGCYTVDEAVRTARLAREVGLSDMIKLEVIGDEKTLYPDLSGLIEATKILVKEGFTVLPYTSDDLVTALRLQDAGAACVMPLGAPIGSGLGLTNPMNIRIIVSRMKVPVIVDAGVGTASDVAVAMESGADGVLLNTGIALAKDPVMMARAMKLACEAGRLSYLAGRIPRKYFIAEASSPREGKIS, encoded by the coding sequence ATGGATAAGACATTGAAAATCGGCAAATACGAATTCAAATCTCGGCTGTGCGTCGGGACCGGCAAATACCCGACCTTCCAGCTGATGAAGGAAGCCCTGGAGGCGTCCGGCGCCGACTGCGTCACGGTGGCGGTCCGGCGCGTCAACCTGACCGACAAATCAAAGGAATCCCTGTTGGATTACGTTGATCCCAAGCGCTATAAAATACTGCCCAATACGGCCGGCTGTTATACGGTGGACGAGGCGGTCCGGACGGCCCGGCTGGCCCGCGAGGTGGGACTGTCCGATATGATTAAGCTTGAGGTCATCGGCGACGAGAAGACGCTTTATCCTGATTTAAGCGGCCTAATCGAGGCCACTAAAATACTGGTCAAAGAGGGATTTACGGTCCTGCCTTACACATCGGATGATTTGGTCACGGCTCTGAGGCTGCAGGATGCCGGCGCGGCCTGCGTCATGCCCCTGGGCGCGCCCATCGGCTCCGGACTGGGGCTGACCAACCCGATGAATATCCGGATAATCGTCAGCCGGATGAAGGTGCCGGTGATTGTCGATGCCGGCGTCGGCACGGCATCGGATGTGGCCGTGGCCATGGAATCCGGCGCGGACGGCGTCCTGCTTAATACCGGCATTGCCCTGGCCAAAGACCCGGTGATGATGGCCCGGGCCATGAAACTGGCCTGCGAGGCCGGCCGGTTATCTTATCTGGCCGGGCGCATACCCAGGAAATACTTTATAGCTGAAGCTTCTTCTCCCAGGGAGGGGAAGATAAGTTAA
- the thiS gene encoding sulfur carrier protein ThiS: MKITLNGNSKETDRDITVTALLESITLKPETVAVELNLAIVPKNEYDTRRLKEGDKIEIISFVGGG; this comes from the coding sequence ATGAAAATTACGTTAAACGGCAATAGCAAAGAGACAGACCGCGACATTACGGTTACGGCGCTGCTGGAGTCCATAACACTTAAACCGGAAACCGTGGCCGTGGAATTAAATCTTGCCATTGTTCCTAAAAATGAGTATGATACCAGGCGCCTGAAAGAAGGCGATAAGATTGAAATAATATCATTTGTGGGCGGTGGATAA
- the alaS gene encoding alanine--tRNA ligase, whose amino-acid sequence MKLDEIRSLFLEFFKEKGHTIIPSDSLIPSSGDPSLLFTGAGMNQFKNYFLGATVPPAPRACSSQKCLRTVDIERVGRTSAHHTFFEMLGNFSFGDYFKKEAIHFAWEFLTGKLQIPPERLSVSVYEEDQQAYDIWNKEIKLPAARIFRFGEDNNFWPANAPSDGPNGPCGSCSEIFYDFGEKYGCGLPTCSIACDCNRFVEIWNLVFMEFDRQEGGKLVPLKKKNIDTGMGLERITAVMQGVVSNFDTDIFKHLIKHIVDVINVEYSSSGESGTRIKRIADHIRALVFLAADGVSPSNEGRGYVERRILRRAVRDGINLGVKKPFLYKLVSPVAEMMGKAYPELKDKHAHIARVIKAEEEKFLETVESGIKLLDEITAKLKSAGSKTFPGAEAFKLYDTYGFPVDLTESILHEKGIKLDITGYEKALAEQKELSRSGSKIASEIFARTEIDEIRNILKETVYLGDQTLSSDVTIEAILMDGKLMQAYPAPDMSDSQKEKSQEKIQWDIPNQDIVIITDQTPFYGESGGQVGDTGWLKADGVEIEVTDAQKMEKYILHIGRLKNGSIKAGMKIKAEVNAERRQAIACNHTATHLLHYALRNVIGSTVEQSGSLVLPERLRFDYSLPKAPSDSELQAIESLVNQRIRGNANVSVKIMSQAEARKLGAMALFSEKYGDTVRVLVIGDYSRELCGGSHIKQSGEIGYFRIVSDSSIGSGLRRIEAVTGPEALKYTHELEKTLAHGAQLLQTTAHQVPHKIKQLAEKLEQAQAQLEKHHKQENKEIARTLLDRATHITSPGAGIKIVAEVLENKSVEDLRAITDYLKNSGETVITLLGAATDGKVNLILMMTPKLCRDDFNAITLIKEIAVIIEGNGGGRKDMAQAGGKRPDKLAEALNRFSDIINKNLKTAAAK is encoded by the coding sequence ATGAAATTAGACGAAATCAGAAGTTTGTTCCTGGAGTTTTTCAAGGAGAAAGGGCACACGATAATACCGAGCGATTCGCTTATTCCCAGTTCCGGCGACCCATCGCTGCTGTTTACCGGCGCCGGGATGAACCAGTTTAAGAATTATTTCCTGGGCGCCACCGTGCCGCCGGCGCCCCGGGCCTGCTCATCCCAGAAATGCCTGCGTACTGTGGATATCGAGCGGGTCGGACGGACCTCGGCCCACCATACTTTCTTTGAAATGCTGGGCAATTTCTCCTTCGGCGATTATTTCAAGAAGGAGGCCATCCATTTTGCCTGGGAATTCCTGACCGGGAAACTGCAGATACCGCCGGAACGGCTCAGCGTCAGCGTTTACGAGGAGGACCAGCAGGCCTATGATATCTGGAACAAGGAGATCAAGCTGCCGGCCGCCCGGATATTCCGGTTCGGCGAGGACAATAATTTCTGGCCGGCCAACGCGCCCAGCGACGGGCCGAACGGGCCCTGCGGCTCGTGCTCCGAGATTTTCTACGACTTCGGCGAGAAATACGGATGCGGCCTGCCGACCTGCTCGATTGCCTGCGACTGCAACCGCTTCGTGGAAATCTGGAACCTGGTTTTTATGGAATTCGACCGTCAGGAGGGCGGCAAGCTGGTTCCCTTAAAGAAGAAGAACATTGATACCGGCATGGGCCTGGAGCGCATCACGGCCGTGATGCAGGGCGTGGTCTCCAATTTCGACACCGACATTTTCAAGCATCTCATCAAGCACATCGTTGATGTCATCAATGTGGAATATTCTTCGTCCGGCGAATCCGGCACGCGGATAAAACGGATTGCCGACCATATCCGGGCCTTGGTGTTCCTGGCGGCGGACGGGGTTTCGCCTTCCAACGAGGGGCGGGGCTACGTGGAACGCCGTATCCTGAGGCGGGCGGTCCGGGACGGCATAAATTTAGGCGTGAAAAAACCATTCCTTTATAAACTTGTTTCCCCGGTGGCGGAGATGATGGGCAAAGCCTATCCGGAATTGAAAGACAAACACGCCCACATCGCCCGGGTCATTAAGGCCGAAGAGGAAAAATTCCTGGAGACCGTGGAATCGGGCATCAAACTGCTGGATGAAATTACGGCCAAGCTGAAATCCGCCGGCAGCAAGACCTTTCCGGGCGCTGAGGCCTTCAAATTATACGACACCTACGGATTTCCGGTCGACCTGACCGAATCCATCCTGCACGAAAAGGGGATAAAGCTGGATATTACCGGATACGAGAAAGCGTTGGCCGAGCAGAAGGAGCTTTCCCGGTCCGGCTCCAAGATTGCCTCGGAGATATTCGCCCGGACCGAGATTGATGAGATCCGGAATATCCTCAAGGAAACAGTTTATCTGGGCGACCAGACGCTTTCATCAGACGTGACTATCGAAGCCATTTTGATGGACGGAAAACTGATGCAGGCCTATCCGGCGCCGGATATGTCCGATTCCCAAAAAGAAAAATCCCAAGAGAAAATCCAGTGGGATATTCCCAACCAGGATATCGTTATTATCACGGACCAAACCCCGTTCTACGGCGAATCAGGCGGCCAGGTGGGCGATACCGGCTGGTTAAAAGCGGACGGAGTTGAAATAGAGGTTACCGACGCCCAGAAAATGGAGAAGTACATTCTGCACATCGGCCGGCTGAAAAACGGGTCGATAAAGGCCGGGATGAAAATAAAGGCCGAGGTCAACGCCGAGCGCCGGCAGGCGATTGCCTGCAATCATACGGCCACCCATCTGCTGCACTACGCCCTGCGGAACGTTATCGGCTCAACCGTGGAGCAGTCCGGCTCGCTGGTGCTGCCGGAGCGGCTCAGGTTTGATTATTCTTTGCCCAAGGCGCCTTCGGACAGCGAACTCCAGGCCATCGAATCATTGGTTAACCAGCGCATCCGGGGCAATGCCAACGTGTCGGTCAAAATAATGTCCCAGGCCGAAGCCCGGAAACTCGGGGCCATGGCCCTGTTCAGCGAGAAATACGGCGATACCGTCCGGGTCCTGGTTATCGGCGACTACAGCCGGGAACTCTGCGGCGGCTCGCATATAAAACAGTCCGGCGAAATCGGCTATTTCAGGATTGTCTCGGATTCCTCCATCGGCTCGGGCCTGCGCCGGATTGAGGCCGTCACCGGCCCGGAAGCCCTCAAATATACCCACGAACTGGAAAAGACGCTGGCGCACGGCGCCCAGTTGTTGCAGACCACCGCGCATCAGGTGCCCCATAAAATCAAGCAACTGGCGGAAAAACTGGAACAGGCCCAGGCCCAGCTGGAGAAACACCACAAGCAGGAAAACAAGGAGATTGCCAGAACCCTCCTGGATCGGGCCACACATATTACGAGCCCGGGCGCCGGAATCAAAATCGTTGCCGAGGTGCTGGAGAATAAATCGGTCGAAGACCTGCGCGCCATTACCGACTACCTGAAAAACAGCGGCGAAACGGTGATTACGCTGTTGGGCGCCGCCACGGACGGTAAGGTCAACCTGATTCTGATGATGACGCCAAAATTATGCCGGGACGATTTTAATGCTATCACGCTGATAAAGGAGATTGCCGTGATTATTGAAGGCAACGGCGGCGGCCGGAAAGACATGGCCCAGGCCGGCGGCAAGCGGCCGGATAAATTAGCCGAGGCCTTAAACCGGTTTTCTGATATTATAAATAAGAATCTCAAAACGGCGGCGGCAAAATGA
- the recA gene encoding recombinase RecA, which yields MAETTTKKHEPKEDNKKLEALQQAISQLEKSYGKGAIMRLGTGFKSDVPSISTGALSLDIALGGRGVPRGRIVEVFGPEASGKTTLCLHIVASAQKSGGTAAFIDVEHAMDPTYAQNIGVNLDTMLISQPDSGEQALETVETLVRSNAMDVIVLDSVAALVTKAELEGGMGDPVVGVQARLMSQALRKLTSAISKSQTCVIFTNQLREKIGVSWGNPETTPGGRALKFYSSVRLDVRKIGTLKNTAEEVIGTHVKVSVVKNKVAPPFKKTEFDLMHASGISREGDLIDLGITVGVVDKSGAWLEYKKERLGQGREKAKDFLKENPKVYAELETEIKKHYGLI from the coding sequence ATGGCAGAGACAACCACCAAAAAGCATGAACCCAAAGAGGACAACAAGAAGCTTGAAGCATTACAACAGGCAATTTCGCAGTTGGAAAAATCGTACGGCAAGGGCGCGATAATGCGTCTGGGCACCGGATTCAAGTCCGATGTTCCGAGCATTTCCACCGGAGCTTTGAGCCTGGATATTGCCCTGGGCGGACGAGGCGTACCCCGCGGCAGAATCGTAGAGGTCTTCGGGCCAGAAGCATCCGGCAAGACCACCTTATGTCTGCATATCGTGGCCAGCGCCCAGAAGTCGGGCGGTACCGCGGCATTTATTGACGTGGAACATGCCATGGACCCGACCTACGCCCAGAATATCGGGGTCAATTTGGATACCATGCTGATTTCTCAGCCGGACAGCGGCGAGCAGGCCCTGGAAACCGTGGAAACGCTGGTCCGGAGCAATGCCATGGACGTGATAGTGCTGGATTCGGTCGCGGCACTGGTGACTAAAGCGGAATTGGAAGGCGGTATGGGCGACCCGGTGGTCGGAGTGCAGGCCAGATTGATGTCCCAGGCGCTGCGAAAACTCACCAGCGCCATCAGTAAGAGCCAGACCTGCGTGATTTTTACCAACCAGCTGCGGGAAAAGATAGGTGTTTCCTGGGGCAATCCGGAAACCACGCCGGGCGGACGGGCATTGAAATTTTATTCCTCGGTCCGGTTGGATGTCCGCAAGATTGGCACGCTCAAGAATACCGCCGAAGAAGTCATCGGCACGCATGTGAAAGTGAGCGTGGTCAAGAATAAAGTGGCTCCGCCTTTCAAGAAGACCGAGTTTGACCTGATGCACGCCAGCGGCATTTCGCGCGAGGGCGATTTGATTGATTTGGGAATTACTGTCGGCGTGGTGGATAAGAGCGGCGCCTGGCTGGAATATAAAAAGGAGCGCCTGGGCCAGGGCCGGGAAAAGGCCAAGGATTTCCTGAAAGAGAATCCCAAGGTCTATGCCGAACTGGAAACCGAGATTAAGAAGCATTACGGCTTGATATAA
- the thpR gene encoding RNA 2',3'-cyclic phosphodiesterase yields MRLFIAITLEKAMRKKLAAVQSELQKAQPDIKLVEPDNIHLTLRFLGEVAEEQLPELTKAISIVENYPVFELGLNGIGAFPVERHPKVVWVRGVDAGNTLDQMYTALEQELLNIDFQPDDHKFSAHITLGRNKSPKYNNEFRNLMNEYAVEDFGRQPVTKVSLLRSNLTPAGPIYTNIRDFNLK; encoded by the coding sequence ATGCGATTATTTATTGCCATTACCCTTGAGAAGGCGATGCGGAAAAAACTCGCGGCGGTCCAGTCCGAACTGCAGAAGGCGCAGCCGGACATAAAATTGGTGGAGCCGGATAATATCCATCTGACCCTGAGGTTCTTAGGCGAGGTGGCCGAGGAGCAGTTGCCTGAACTGACTAAAGCTATTTCTATAGTCGAGAATTATCCGGTCTTTGAACTGGGTTTGAATGGCATCGGCGCATTTCCGGTCGAGCGGCATCCCAAGGTGGTCTGGGTCCGGGGCGTGGACGCCGGCAATACTCTGGACCAGATGTACACCGCGCTGGAGCAGGAGCTGTTGAATATCGATTTCCAGCCCGATGACCATAAGTTTTCGGCCCATATTACCCTGGGGCGCAATAAATCACCGAAATACAATAATGAATTCAGGAACCTGATGAATGAATACGCCGTCGAGGATTTCGGCCGGCAGCCGGTAACCAAGGTGTCGCTGCTTCGGAGCAACCTGACGCCAGCCGGGCCAATTTATACGAATATTCGTGATTTTAATTTAAAGTAA
- a CDS encoding CooT family nickel-binding protein gives MCESNVYLIKNGREELVLESVSTVRPQGNKLLLTSILGEEKSVNARIKEISLMDHKIILEEI, from the coding sequence ATGTGCGAATCCAATGTTTATCTCATCAAGAACGGCCGGGAGGAACTGGTTCTGGAATCCGTCAGCACGGTCAGGCCGCAAGGGAATAAACTGCTTCTGACCAGCATCCTGGGCGAAGAGAAGTCCGTTAATGCCCGGATTAAGGAGATAAGCCTGATGGACCATAAAATAATCCTGGAAGAAATATAG
- a CDS encoding twin-arginine translocase TatA/TatE family subunit encodes MMNIGTTELMVILALALFLYGAKLPEITRALGKGYREFKNSFDGIKNDLTRQVTDIAQDTGIKDIDKIYTTPAETKESNDKKPPVIGNDNLAG; translated from the coding sequence ATTATGAATATCGGCACGACTGAACTGATGGTCATCCTGGCCCTGGCCCTGTTTTTATACGGCGCGAAATTGCCTGAAATCACCCGGGCCCTGGGCAAGGGCTACCGGGAATTTAAGAATAGTTTTGACGGCATTAAAAACGACCTGACCAGACAGGTGACAGATATCGCCCAGGACACCGGGATTAAAGATATTGATAAAATCTACACCACCCCTGCCGAAACTAAAGAATCAAACGACAAGAAACCGCCTGTCATAGGAAATGATAATCTGGCCGGATAA
- the argS gene encoding arginine--tRNA ligase — translation MSSIKQELVNRIISQAGLSPKYLAASLGKSARPELGDYSLACFHLAKDQKTPPEQMAQKIAAAIKPGGLIEKVTVVYGYVNIFLNNAKVIELVLKEELQIPQSGQGQTVVIDYSSPNIAKPFGIGHLRSTVIGNAIYKIYSALGYKCVGINYLGDWGTQFGHVLDGLGGGPVTDQEINNITDRIISGKISTVDFSNQYSISAVSPDSIRRENARKIFQRLESNDPVIRKFWVSAKEGSIKEFQRIYELLGVAFDEYSGEADTNKYLAQTITEIEKKGLTEISEGALVVKLDKYKMPPCLLRKSDGATLYAARDIAAAIHRYNTYKFDKLIYVVGADQKLHFRQVFKVLELMGYDWAKDCLHVDFGLVRFKGEKMSTRKGTAILLEDVLSQAIERSEALMQARSAELADKVAPEETKGVAKAVGIGAIIFNDLKNKRIKDVDFDWDQVLTFEGETGPYLQYTHTRLSSILGKYALTNAEYGMRNAKYELLNTPEEAVLVKALKDYPDIIRQSAEESEPSILSNYLLTLASLFNKFYQMHRVISDNKELTQARIVLVQRLKEVFNKGLVLLGITPLEKM, via the coding sequence ATGAGTAGTATCAAGCAGGAATTAGTCAATCGGATAATCAGCCAGGCCGGGTTGTCGCCCAAATACCTGGCCGCCTCGTTGGGCAAATCCGCCCGGCCGGAACTGGGCGATTATTCGTTGGCCTGTTTCCATCTGGCCAAGGACCAGAAGACCCCACCTGAGCAGATGGCCCAGAAAATCGCCGCGGCTATCAAGCCGGGCGGATTAATAGAAAAGGTTACGGTGGTCTACGGTTATGTTAATATCTTCCTCAATAACGCCAAGGTTATTGAGCTGGTCCTGAAGGAGGAATTGCAGATTCCGCAATCCGGACAGGGCCAGACCGTGGTGATTGATTATTCCTCGCCCAATATTGCCAAGCCGTTTGGTATCGGGCACCTCCGCTCCACAGTTATCGGCAACGCCATCTATAAGATTTATTCGGCCCTGGGATATAAATGTGTGGGCATAAACTATTTGGGTGATTGGGGCACTCAATTCGGGCATGTTCTAGATGGGTTAGGGGGCGGCCCAGTAACAGACCAGGAAATCAATAATATTACTGATAGAATTATCTCGGGAAAAATTAGTACTGTTGATTTTAGCAATCAATATTCCATTTCTGCTGTATCACCTGATTCTATCAGAAGAGAAAATGCTCGGAAGATTTTTCAGAGACTAGAAAGCAACGACCCGGTTATTAGGAAATTTTGGGTTTCCGCTAAAGAAGGAAGTATAAAAGAGTTTCAACGCATCTACGAACTGCTGGGCGTGGCCTTCGATGAGTATTCAGGCGAGGCAGATACCAATAAATACCTGGCCCAGACTATTACCGAGATAGAGAAAAAGGGCTTAACCGAAATCAGCGAGGGCGCACTGGTGGTGAAACTGGACAAATATAAGATGCCGCCCTGCTTGTTGCGCAAGAGCGACGGTGCTACGCTCTACGCGGCCCGGGACATTGCCGCGGCTATCCACCGCTATAATACCTACAAGTTCGATAAGCTGATTTACGTGGTCGGCGCGGACCAGAAGCTCCATTTCCGGCAGGTGTTCAAGGTCCTGGAGCTGATGGGCTATGACTGGGCCAAGGATTGCCTGCACGTGGATTTCGGCCTGGTCCGATTCAAGGGCGAGAAGATGTCCACCCGCAAGGGCACGGCCATATTATTGGAAGACGTGCTCAGCCAGGCCATAGAGCGCTCGGAGGCGCTGATGCAGGCGCGGAGCGCTGAACTGGCGGACAAGGTGGCGCCTGAAGAAACCAAAGGCGTGGCTAAGGCGGTCGGCATCGGCGCCATCATATTCAACGACCTCAAGAATAAGCGCATCAAGGATGTGGATTTTGACTGGGACCAGGTCCTGACCTTTGAAGGCGAGACCGGCCCGTATCTCCAATATACCCACACCCGATTGAGCAGCATATTGGGGAAATACGCCCTGACAAATGCGGAATACGGAATGCGGAATGCGAAATATGAATTATTAAACACCCCTGAGGAGGCCGTGCTGGTCAAGGCGCTCAAGGATTATCCGGATATTATCCGCCAGTCGGCCGAAGAATCCGAGCCGTCCATCCTGAGCAACTACCTGCTGACCCTGGCGTCGCTGTTTAACAAGTTCTATCAAATGCACCGGGTCATTTCCGATAACAAGGAACTCACCCAGGCGCGGATTGTCCTGGTGCAACGGCTGAAAGAGGTTTTTAACAAAGGGCTGGTTTTGCTGGGCATCACGCCGCTGGAGAAGATGTAG
- a CDS encoding ferritin family protein: MDYFFNAEEIFHIAVMIEDNGEKFYNHVSATTPDAKTKSICAKLAGQEHNHRLLFEKLLADVVNKKGPMYNLADIPQDDLSYLKAVSDSNVFTKTLNIKDVSGKIKNAKDAVIIALDFEKDSILFFIQMKKFTRPEWGQAEINKLIEQEQEHIVTLTALLKELS, translated from the coding sequence ATGGATTACTTTTTCAATGCCGAGGAGATATTCCACATCGCCGTGATGATAGAAGACAATGGCGAGAAGTTCTATAACCACGTCAGCGCCACCACCCCGGACGCCAAGACCAAAAGCATCTGCGCCAAGCTGGCCGGACAGGAGCATAACCACCGGCTGCTCTTTGAGAAACTGCTGGCCGACGTGGTCAACAAAAAAGGCCCGATGTATAACCTGGCTGATATTCCCCAGGACGACCTGTCCTATCTCAAGGCCGTGTCCGACTCCAACGTCTTTACCAAGACGCTCAACATAAAGGATGTATCCGGCAAAATAAAGAACGCCAAGGACGCCGTAATAATCGCCCTGGATTTCGAGAAGGACTCCATCCTGTTCTTCATCCAGATGAAGAAATTCACCCGGCCGGAATGGGGCCAGGCGGAAATCAACAAACTCATCGAGCAGGAACAGGAACACATCGTCACCTTGACTGCCTTATTAAAAGAATTATCTTAA